A genome region from Methanococcoides burtonii DSM 6242 includes the following:
- a CDS encoding tRNA (adenine-N1)-methyltransferase, giving the protein MKLGEIVLLKTSHKGKIREFITSVSDEKFHSDFGMIEMSELLEKSEGETVVSHMGQTFVIQLPRMPDFFRHAKRTGTPIMPKDIGMILGYTGLNKNDTVLDAGTGSGILAMYLGSIAKRVLSFEVRDDFAEVARENIRRAGLDNVEVRCGNIVDEVKELDEKFDIVTLDTIDSATIVPYIPSILNPGGFLVTYSPFLEQTALIRKAIAEIDFFEVRTIECIERAMSFSDRGTRPSTSRVGHTGYITIARL; this is encoded by the coding sequence ATGAAATTAGGCGAGATAGTGCTGTTAAAGACCAGCCATAAGGGTAAGATCAGAGAATTTATTACATCGGTATCTGATGAGAAGTTCCACTCGGATTTTGGCATGATAGAAATGTCAGAGTTGCTGGAAAAGAGTGAAGGGGAAACAGTAGTGTCTCATATGGGGCAGACCTTTGTCATCCAGCTTCCCAGGATGCCGGATTTCTTCAGGCATGCAAAACGTACTGGAACTCCTATTATGCCCAAGGATATTGGTATGATACTGGGCTATACCGGTCTCAATAAGAACGATACTGTACTTGATGCCGGCACAGGCTCCGGTATTCTTGCCATGTATCTGGGCTCTATTGCAAAAAGGGTGCTTAGTTTTGAGGTGCGGGATGATTTCGCAGAGGTTGCTCGTGAAAATATACGCCGTGCAGGTCTCGATAATGTGGAAGTGCGATGCGGTAATATCGTTGATGAAGTTAAGGAACTCGATGAGAAATTCGATATTGTGACGCTTGATACCATCGATTCAGCGACAATTGTGCCTTATATTCCTTCAATACTGAATCCCGGTGGTTTTCTTGTCACGTATTCCCCATTTCTCGAACAGACGGCACTGATCAGAAAAGCAATAGCTGAAATTGATTTCTTTGAGGTGAGGACCATCGAATGTATCGAACGTGCCATGTCTTTTTCAGACCGTGGCACACGTCCTTCAACATCCAGGGTCGGGCATACCGGATATATCACCATTGCCAGATTGTGA
- the radB gene encoding DNA repair and recombination protein RadB, whose protein sequence is MKTIKEQLLSSCKPLDELLGGGFESGVVTQIFGEAGSGKTNICLQLAIECVKKGKKAIFIDTEGLSADRFKQIAGENARKIAQDIIIFEPHSFEEQYSAVRETEKISTENVGVIIVDSATAYYRFELDDEDSSIRTRRELSNQIGFLHSLARKRDIVVVITNQVYSDIKSNSLKPIGGSSLEHISKTIIQLEKTGTGSRRAKIWKHRSRPEGTTCEFTITADGVR, encoded by the coding sequence GTGAAGACAATAAAAGAACAGTTACTATCAAGCTGCAAGCCCCTGGATGAACTTCTGGGAGGCGGTTTTGAATCAGGAGTTGTTACTCAGATATTCGGAGAAGCAGGTAGCGGAAAGACCAATATTTGTCTGCAACTCGCCATCGAATGCGTTAAGAAAGGGAAAAAAGCAATATTCATCGATACTGAAGGCCTCTCTGCAGATCGATTCAAACAGATAGCCGGCGAGAACGCAAGAAAGATCGCCCAGGACATAATCATTTTTGAACCCCATAGCTTCGAAGAGCAGTATTCTGCAGTCAGGGAAACCGAAAAGATAAGCACAGAGAACGTCGGTGTCATCATTGTTGACTCTGCAACAGCATATTATAGGTTCGAACTTGATGATGAGGATTCAAGCATAAGGACCAGAAGAGAGCTCTCAAATCAGATAGGATTCCTCCACAGTCTCGCACGAAAACGCGACATAGTGGTGGTCATAACCAATCAGGTCTATTCAGACATCAAATCAAATTCATTAAAACCAATAGGCGGTAGTAGTCTTGAGCATATCTCGAAAACAATAATTCAGCTTGAGAAGACCGGAACGGGAAGCCGCAGAGCAAAGATATGGAAACATCGCTCCCGCCCGGAAGGAACCACCTGCGAATTCACCATAACCGCAGATGGAGTTAGATAA
- a CDS encoding glutaredoxin family protein, producing the protein MSDIIIYTTETCPKCVQLKKVLKSNDVIFTEADMSTPESLTELRLNGVFTVTAPVLQIDDDFLTYEELFNSDGVNLGSLKSIL; encoded by the coding sequence ATGTCTGATATTATCATTTATACAACGGAAACCTGCCCGAAATGTGTTCAACTGAAAAAGGTATTGAAGTCCAATGATGTGATTTTCACTGAAGCGGACATGTCAACTCCTGAATCACTTACAGAACTGCGCTTAAACGGTGTTTTTACTGTGACAGCTCCAGTATTACAGATAGACGATGACTTTCTTACGTATGAAGAGCTATTCAACAGTGATGGTGTCAATCTTGGATCATTGAAGAGTATTTTATAA
- the nrdD gene encoding anaerobic ribonucleoside-triphosphate reductase produces the protein MMPLTEPQSLQQTLDGQFISTMPKVRTTDGHMVQWDRNIVVNQLLKETTLSEWYHNISSISKDEAHDVAKETEKRIRGMNIKFLSGPLIRELVNMILLERGHLEWRNVSTRVGSPVFDACEIDQGSGFEANENANLQENAETAHKKKADKISKEQYLLLLPPKIADLHLNGDLHIHDLEYFGTRAFCQDWDLRYFFYYGLMPDGSGAKASVAGPAMKAEVAMLHAVKALGSAQTNFAGGQGFYNFLTFCAPFFEGKPYKEIEQLMQMFVYEMTQMMVARGGQLVFSSVQLSPGVPKMWRDKPVVYRGRVWDGTNGTEKRVYGDYEREVRLGFKAMMNVMLEGDYWGKPFNFPKPEISIEPDFMEEDEMFNRANPELPTYDELYTMTFELTAKYGTPYFDNQLPEYRGAGEGISCYQCCAYQFSANADSDSEFDEKMYFNEGKHFSMGSWQVISLNCPRAAYLAENDDEKLFSHLKHLMDEAMEVFQTKVKWLKPIIENGRMPFATQQPKDPVTGKKGAIAVDIDSLVFTIGVIGINEMVQYHTGSQMHESRDAFKLAIRAMTEMDIYGKELSRKFGMEIALARTPAETTGQRFSVSDLLHEEFRDKVISVVKGDVKAAVEGIKNTHDLPIYYTNGTHVPPGADVSLVDRINIEHVFFPIVDGGDIMHIWMGEGSPDAKGLKDFAMNLARNTQLGYFAFTKDMSVCMDDFHMMAGLKDACENCGSDNIEQLSRVTGYIQAVGGWNAAKKQELEDRKRYNSADMV, from the coding sequence ATGATGCCGCTGACAGAGCCGCAGTCCTTACAGCAGACACTCGATGGTCAGTTCATTTCGACCATGCCAAAGGTTCGTACTACCGATGGTCATATGGTGCAGTGGGACCGCAACATTGTGGTCAATCAACTATTAAAAGAGACTACTCTGAGTGAATGGTATCATAACATTTCTTCAATTTCAAAAGATGAGGCACATGATGTCGCAAAGGAAACGGAAAAGCGTATTCGTGGCATGAATATCAAGTTTCTCTCTGGACCTCTTATCAGGGAACTTGTGAATATGATCCTGCTCGAACGGGGTCATCTTGAATGGCGTAATGTCTCTACAAGGGTAGGCTCCCCTGTTTTTGATGCATGTGAGATCGATCAGGGTTCAGGCTTTGAAGCTAACGAGAACGCTAACCTTCAGGAAAATGCGGAAACCGCCCATAAGAAGAAAGCTGACAAGATATCCAAAGAGCAGTATCTACTATTGCTGCCTCCAAAGATAGCCGATCTTCACCTTAATGGTGATCTTCACATTCACGATCTTGAGTACTTTGGTACCCGTGCTTTTTGCCAGGATTGGGACCTGAGATATTTCTTCTATTATGGTCTGATGCCCGATGGATCAGGTGCAAAGGCAAGTGTTGCAGGTCCGGCAATGAAGGCCGAGGTCGCAATGTTGCATGCTGTCAAGGCTCTGGGAAGTGCCCAAACCAACTTCGCAGGCGGGCAGGGATTCTACAATTTCCTGACCTTCTGCGCTCCGTTCTTCGAGGGCAAGCCCTACAAGGAGATCGAACAGCTAATGCAGATGTTCGTTTATGAGATGACACAGATGATGGTTGCCCGTGGCGGACAACTTGTGTTCTCATCGGTACAGCTATCTCCGGGCGTCCCAAAGATGTGGAGGGATAAACCTGTGGTTTACAGAGGTCGCGTCTGGGATGGCACTAATGGTACTGAAAAGCGTGTCTATGGTGACTACGAACGTGAGGTCAGGCTTGGTTTCAAGGCAATGATGAACGTCATGCTCGAGGGTGATTACTGGGGTAAACCATTCAACTTCCCGAAACCTGAGATATCCATTGAACCGGATTTCATGGAAGAGGATGAGATGTTCAACCGTGCAAATCCAGAGCTTCCAACCTATGATGAACTTTACACCATGACATTCGAACTGACCGCAAAGTATGGTACTCCCTACTTTGATAATCAGCTTCCTGAATACCGTGGTGCTGGAGAAGGCATTTCCTGTTATCAGTGCTGTGCTTACCAGTTCTCAGCAAACGCAGATTCTGATTCAGAATTCGATGAGAAAATGTACTTCAATGAGGGAAAACATTTCTCAATGGGATCCTGGCAGGTAATTTCACTGAACTGTCCAAGAGCTGCATATCTGGCAGAGAATGATGATGAGAAATTGTTCTCTCACCTTAAACATCTCATGGATGAGGCAATGGAAGTTTTCCAGACAAAGGTCAAGTGGCTAAAACCTATTATTGAAAATGGCAGGATGCCATTCGCAACACAACAGCCAAAGGACCCTGTTACTGGTAAGAAAGGTGCGATTGCGGTAGATATAGATTCACTGGTGTTCACCATTGGTGTTATCGGTATCAATGAAATGGTACAATATCACACCGGTTCACAGATGCATGAATCCAGAGATGCTTTCAAGCTGGCTATCAGGGCAATGACCGAGATGGATATATATGGCAAGGAACTTTCCCGGAAATTTGGTATGGAGATAGCTCTTGCAAGGACACCTGCCGAGACTACCGGTCAGAGATTCTCTGTTTCCGATCTGCTTCATGAAGAGTTCAGGGACAAGGTTATCTCAGTCGTCAAGGGTGATGTAAAAGCAGCAGTTGAGGGTATAAAAAATACCCATGACCTGCCCATATATTATACCAATGGTACTCATGTACCACCAGGAGCTGATGTTTCACTGGTCGACAGGATCAACATCGAACATGTGTTCTTCCCCATAGTGGACGGCGGAGATATCATGCATATCTGGATGGGTGAAGGTTCGCCGGATGCTAAGGGTCTGAAAGATTTTGCTATGAACCTTGCGAGGAACACTCAACTAGGATATTTTGCCTTTACTAAGGATATGAGTGTTTGTATGGATGATTTCCATATGATGGCCGGTCTGAAAGACGCCTGTGAGAACTGTGGTTCTGATAACATCGAGCAGCTTTCAAGGGTCACTGGGTATATTCAGGCAGTCGGTGGCTGGAATGCTGCAAAGAAGCAGGAGCTGGAAGACAGAAAACGATACAATTCAGCCGATATGGTCTGA
- a CDS encoding anaerobic ribonucleoside-triphosphate reductase activating protein, translating to MDVNYGDVIPISTIDWHGKASVVLFLRGCPFRCPYCHNYEILTVPDMVDVKELEKKIDSSSLFVSSVVFSGGEPLAQKNALIHLASYAKKKDLLVGIHTNGYYPDLVEELIDSGLVDKFFIDVKAPLDDPEMCGKAIGYGEYSVVPDPPDVLENIRRAISIVTDKGMEYELRTTAIRGFIGEPEDIAKIASSIAPYLSISGASYVIQQGIPANAMDENMRDIVPFSRDEMLELAGRAHEFVDNVWIRTKEKGNEKVNFKSN from the coding sequence ATGGATGTAAATTATGGGGATGTCATCCCCATTTCAACCATTGACTGGCATGGAAAAGCGTCAGTCGTTCTTTTTTTACGTGGCTGCCCTTTCAGGTGTCCTTATTGTCATAACTATGAGATATTGACAGTTCCCGATATGGTCGATGTGAAAGAGCTTGAGAAAAAGATAGATTCATCTTCACTCTTTGTTAGCAGTGTCGTCTTTTCCGGAGGGGAACCTCTGGCTCAAAAGAATGCTCTTATACATCTTGCTTCCTATGCAAAGAAAAAGGATCTGCTTGTGGGTATCCATACGAATGGCTATTATCCTGATCTCGTGGAAGAATTGATCGATTCAGGTCTTGTAGACAAGTTCTTCATTGACGTAAAAGCCCCCCTTGACGATCCGGAAATGTGCGGTAAGGCTATCGGATATGGTGAATATTCTGTTGTTCCCGATCCACCTGATGTTTTGGAAAATATCAGGAGGGCCATCTCCATAGTTACTGACAAAGGTATGGAATATGAACTTCGTACCACAGCGATACGCGGTTTCATAGGCGAGCCTGAAGATATTGCAAAGATCGCAAGTTCGATAGCTCCATATCTGTCTATATCAGGTGCTTCCTATGTGATACAGCAGGGTATTCCTGCAAATGCAATGGATGAAAATATGAGGGATATTGTACCTTTTTCACGCGATGAGATGCTGGAACTTGCAGGGCGCGCCCATGAATTTGTCGATAATGTGTGGATACGTACAAAAGAGAAGGGTAATGAGAAGGTTAACTTCAAATCAAACTGA
- a CDS encoding DUF4349 domain-containing protein, giving the protein MKRTHLFFFILLSLSVIAAGCTGYESSSPQSVSFKSGMLNDIEEVPAYDGVSSYNVADDGASQSSITRKVITTSSVSIEVKDTTETLDGISDIADEFNGYVSSSSAYTRYGDDDGMYGSITIRVPSSELEKVLDSIGDLGKVTSESTSASDVTEEYIDVNARLSNLEKQEKRLGEILEMSTTVEEILDVEKELVRVRGEIESLTGRLNYLNDRIDLATINVDVSEPRNITHSWGLRDALSDSVRGFIGSVNGIIVFIGVAIPIVIFVSIVGVMLILVKRRVWR; this is encoded by the coding sequence ATGAAACGAACACATCTATTCTTTTTTATTCTACTATCTCTTTCGGTCATAGCAGCAGGTTGCACGGGCTATGAGAGTTCCAGTCCACAATCTGTTTCTTTTAAAAGTGGTATGTTGAATGATATTGAAGAAGTACCTGCTTATGACGGTGTCTCATCATATAATGTGGCTGATGACGGTGCATCTCAAAGTAGTATTACACGTAAAGTGATAACTACATCTTCTGTTTCAATTGAAGTAAAGGACACTACTGAAACGCTGGATGGAATAAGTGACATTGCTGATGAGTTCAATGGATATGTTTCTTCATCTTCTGCTTATACAAGATACGGGGATGATGATGGCATGTATGGTTCTATCACTATACGCGTTCCTTCATCTGAACTTGAAAAAGTGCTTGATAGTATAGGTGACCTTGGTAAAGTGACTTCTGAGAGCACAAGTGCTTCTGATGTAACTGAGGAGTATATCGATGTTAATGCACGTCTTTCTAATCTGGAAAAGCAGGAAAAGCGTCTTGGTGAGATACTTGAGATGTCAACAACTGTGGAAGAAATACTCGATGTTGAAAAAGAGCTCGTACGTGTGCGTGGTGAGATCGAAAGCCTTACTGGACGGCTCAATTATCTTAATGACAGGATCGATCTTGCAACTATCAATGTAGATGTAAGCGAACCTCGTAATATTACACATTCATGGGGATTGCGCGATGCCTTGTCCGATTCAGTACGTGGTTTCATAGGCAGTGTTAATGGTATCATCGTGTTCATCGGAGTTGCTATCCCAATCGTGATATTTGTAAGTATTGTAGGAGTAATGCTTATTTTAGTTAAGAGAAGGGTCTGGAGATGA
- the thiL gene encoding thiamine-phosphate kinase: protein MERSDLISGINERELIGHLCSVFSTRKSPAIMEGAGSDDCAVIDISDEDCLVITTDMLHRKTDFPEVMSAWQIGWMAAAVNLSDVASMGATPVGFLSALGITDDMELGFAEDIARGMDACASFCDTSVIGGDIDLHDELTITGTALGRVKKEHLLRRRGAIPGDLVCVTGNVGSAGAALLALQNGFDISDDLLNTLLQPVPRTKEGQLLASTGCVTSMMDTSDGLAMSLYDLAETNGVGFIIFAEALPIDNEVISLVGYDDALELGLYTGGDFELLFTVSPSTMDKVKSVCYLNVVGEVTEDTLISIKKTDGINVSINRKGYVHMGRFDNL, encoded by the coding sequence ATGGAAAGGTCAGACCTGATATCAGGGATAAACGAACGTGAGCTCATAGGTCATCTATGTTCTGTTTTTTCTACGAGGAAAAGCCCTGCCATCATGGAGGGTGCAGGTTCAGATGATTGCGCTGTTATCGATATCTCTGATGAGGATTGTCTGGTGATAACGACCGATATGTTGCATCGTAAGACCGATTTTCCCGAGGTCATGAGTGCATGGCAGATAGGCTGGATGGCCGCTGCCGTGAACTTAAGTGATGTGGCTTCCATGGGTGCAACTCCGGTGGGTTTTCTTTCCGCCCTTGGTATCACGGATGATATGGAACTTGGATTCGCCGAGGACATTGCACGCGGTATGGATGCATGTGCAAGTTTTTGTGATACTTCTGTGATAGGAGGCGATATCGACCTTCATGATGAACTTACCATCACAGGTACTGCTCTTGGCAGGGTGAAAAAGGAACATCTTCTGAGAAGAAGAGGGGCCATACCGGGGGATCTTGTCTGTGTTACCGGAAATGTCGGTTCAGCTGGTGCTGCATTATTGGCTTTGCAGAATGGCTTTGATATAAGTGATGATCTGCTGAATACTTTACTGCAACCTGTTCCACGTACAAAAGAAGGTCAACTCCTCGCCAGCACCGGTTGTGTGACTTCCATGATGGATACCAGTGATGGTCTGGCTATGTCATTATATGATCTGGCAGAGACCAATGGCGTCGGTTTCATAATATTTGCAGAGGCTCTACCTATTGATAATGAGGTAATCTCTCTGGTCGGTTATGATGATGCCCTTGAACTTGGGCTCTACACAGGTGGAGATTTTGAGCTTCTCTTCACTGTTTCCCCCTCAACGATGGACAAGGTCAAATCCGTTTGCTATTTAAATGTTGTAGGTGAAGTTACTGAAGACACTTTAATATCTATAAAGAAGACTGATGGAATCAATGTTTCGATAAATCGAAAAGGTTATGTACATATGGGGAGATTTGATAACTTATAA
- a CDS encoding S-layer protein domain-containing protein encodes MNKHFKFILISLLILGMSCGVAMAAAPVLSAGIVAPGSGDVSTPFVFTVTFTDADNDTATAVDVNIDGVLYNMTETNLADINSTDGKGYTHTASGFSVATHNFNFSASDGTTPVGPSGAGTFSVLNSAPTIAGSVNPSSGSGTDTFVFTATFTDADNDPASFANVSIDGANYTMTATDAGDITTTDGKTYSYSNSGFSTATHSYQFFASDGTVAVGPSSAGTFVVNNNPTLTVDSVSPTSGTVATIFTFNVTYTDGDNEFPSPINVFINGTSYAMNQVDASDTNVTDGKLYSYTKGGFPVATHNYQFKASDGNVSASDTTLTTFSVVSDIPTLTSGSVTSNPDSTVGSTFMFNVTYTDNVATDPSYMQVNITGTNYGMSKLDPSDVDATDGIKYTYTTTSLAVGDHNYYFKASDSSNPINTTTSSVTVNTATYFSGDRIWDENAGQSTKYIWDALSYSGFFYDLESGLGSEKMTMDDIDRNIGKGDLEYETTPIETDFEYGAWGSYEVIGFMAEKYFAGYTANTSSDVSDKVISLMSKGHLTKVLIDSDDKERVYSGSGLVLEEGYVLNVVEVDKNGDKIFVSLSKDGDEVDEIVVSSGDTYVYEKDLGDVDDVPIIAVNFDEIFSGTETNAVFIEGIFQISDKYEDINTGDEYGAMKVKSISSTMIRMENEDTISLDKGDIADIMGKLKFVVADHNDLRFAPFVDMSEPGTYELRGTIAEDKGLKWTPLNFEGFYYNIDEGIGTESLNLTYTGRTINDNDLVYTTSPSSVSFEYSGWDNYTVIGFMAEKYFVGFPNDPFNDGEVSALSLMSQGQLSKVLIDDDDKKSIFGGSSLILEEGYSLDVVEVNKDGDKVFVELSKDGDEVDEQVLSSGKTYTYKKDLGEVDDVPIISVNFKEIFSGTETNAVFVEGIFQISDKYEELNTGDDYGKMEIKTISSIKIEMKNKDSISLSKGDEVEIMGDIKFKVADSSSNVRYYPFVEISTAPADSLDVDVDPEVVSEGDKITVTVTSRGSLINGVTVKAGSIVLGTTDNEGEVDYTFHADGTYTITAEKDDYVTGEASLEVISPDDESRKMSIEISPEVIYEGNLVTFTVVKSIGGDALEDVDVTIDGKSIGETDSDGVVTYVLKDIGMHKITAEKEGFLEAEDNIEVKELEAKFEFSNLVVTPLEVKSGKDVNVILDAVNNGKAAGSYTVELVVNDNTTATQEISLGVGESTQVEFEYTAGEPGTYLVKVDSMTATVEVVNGAGAVTYLLGGVAIAVLGGAVYLFTAGGWTVSTAGAKAGEAAATLSEKLSSLLSRGK; translated from the coding sequence ATGAATAAACATTTTAAATTTATACTAATAAGCTTGCTCATTCTTGGAATGAGTTGTGGGGTGGCGATGGCTGCTGCTCCTGTATTATCCGCCGGGATTGTAGCTCCGGGAAGTGGTGATGTCAGCACGCCTTTCGTTTTTACTGTAACTTTTACAGATGCGGATAACGATACAGCAACTGCTGTTGATGTAAACATCGATGGTGTGCTCTACAATATGACTGAAACAAACCTTGCAGATATAAATTCCACTGATGGGAAAGGTTATACTCATACTGCATCTGGTTTCAGTGTTGCAACACACAATTTTAATTTTTCAGCTTCTGATGGAACAACTCCTGTAGGTCCATCAGGTGCAGGAACTTTCTCGGTTTTAAATTCAGCTCCTACTATAGCAGGTTCTGTAAATCCTAGTAGTGGAAGTGGTACTGACACTTTCGTTTTCACTGCAACCTTTACAGATGCTGATAATGATCCTGCAAGTTTTGCCAATGTCTCTATTGATGGCGCGAACTATACTATGACAGCTACAGATGCTGGTGATATAACAACAACCGATGGGAAAACTTACTCTTACAGTAATTCAGGCTTCAGCACGGCTACTCATAGTTACCAGTTCTTTGCGTCTGATGGGACTGTTGCAGTCGGTCCTTCAAGTGCAGGAACATTTGTTGTTAACAATAATCCCACATTGACAGTAGATTCAGTTTCACCAACAAGTGGAACTGTTGCAACCATTTTTACTTTCAATGTCACATATACAGATGGTGACAACGAATTTCCTTCTCCTATTAATGTCTTTATCAATGGTACGAGCTATGCAATGAATCAGGTTGATGCAAGTGATACTAATGTTACAGATGGTAAGCTTTATTCTTATACTAAAGGAGGCTTCCCTGTTGCAACTCATAATTACCAATTCAAAGCTTCAGATGGAAATGTTTCCGCAAGTGATACGACTCTGACTACATTTTCAGTTGTTTCCGATATACCAACATTAACTTCTGGATCAGTAACCTCTAATCCTGATTCAACTGTTGGTTCTACTTTCATGTTCAATGTGACATATACTGACAATGTTGCAACTGATCCAAGTTACATGCAGGTAAATATCACAGGAACTAATTATGGGATGAGCAAACTTGATCCAAGTGATGTTGATGCTACGGATGGTATCAAGTACACATATACAACAACATCACTGGCGGTAGGGGACCACAATTATTATTTCAAGGCATCAGATAGTTCAAATCCAATAAACACTACGACTTCCTCGGTAACTGTCAATACTGCAACATATTTCTCAGGTGACCGTATCTGGGATGAAAATGCTGGTCAGTCCACCAAGTACATTTGGGATGCATTGAGTTATTCCGGCTTTTTCTATGACCTTGAATCAGGTCTTGGTTCCGAAAAAATGACAATGGATGACATTGACAGGAACATCGGCAAGGGCGACCTTGAATATGAGACCACACCTATCGAAACTGACTTTGAGTATGGAGCATGGGGATCTTACGAGGTTATTGGTTTCATGGCAGAGAAGTACTTCGCAGGATATACTGCCAATACTTCTTCAGATGTTTCAGATAAAGTTATAAGCCTGATGTCCAAAGGTCACCTGACAAAGGTGCTCATCGATAGCGATGATAAGGAGCGTGTCTATAGTGGTTCAGGTCTTGTGCTTGAAGAAGGCTATGTACTTAATGTTGTGGAAGTCGATAAGAACGGTGACAAGATATTTGTTTCACTCTCCAAGGACGGGGATGAAGTGGATGAAATCGTAGTTTCTTCCGGTGATACCTATGTCTATGAAAAGGATCTCGGTGACGTTGATGATGTGCCTATTATAGCAGTGAACTTCGATGAGATATTTAGTGGAACTGAGACAAATGCTGTTTTCATTGAAGGAATATTCCAGATCTCTGATAAATACGAGGACATTAACACAGGTGATGAATACGGGGCAATGAAAGTCAAATCCATAAGTTCTACTATGATCAGGATGGAGAACGAAGACACTATCAGTCTCGACAAGGGAGATATTGCTGATATTATGGGCAAGCTCAAATTCGTAGTTGCAGATCACAATGATCTCAGATTTGCACCGTTCGTTGACATGTCCGAACCGGGAACATATGAACTCAGGGGTACTATTGCTGAAGACAAAGGTCTGAAATGGACTCCTCTTAACTTTGAAGGGTTCTATTATAATATTGACGAAGGCATTGGCACGGAATCACTGAATCTGACCTATACAGGCAGAACAATTAATGATAATGATCTTGTTTACACTACCAGTCCTTCAAGTGTAAGCTTTGAGTATTCCGGATGGGATAATTATACTGTTATAGGTTTCATGGCAGAGAAATACTTTGTTGGCTTCCCCAACGATCCATTTAATGATGGTGAGGTTTCTGCTCTGAGCCTTATGTCCCAGGGTCAGCTTTCAAAAGTGCTGATCGATGACGATGACAAGAAATCAATATTTGGCGGTTCATCACTCATTCTTGAAGAAGGATACTCACTTGATGTTGTTGAAGTGAACAAGGATGGTGACAAAGTATTCGTTGAGCTTAGCAAGGATGGGGATGAAGTGGATGAGCAGGTACTATCCTCAGGTAAGACCTATACCTATAAGAAAGACCTTGGGGAAGTTGATGATGTACCTATTATTTCAGTAAATTTCAAAGAAATATTCAGCGGAACTGAGACTAATGCTGTTTTTGTTGAAGGTATCTTCCAGATATCTGATAAATATGAGGAACTGAACACTGGTGATGACTATGGTAAAATGGAAATAAAAACCATTAGTTCCATAAAGATCGAAATGAAGAACAAGGATTCCATCTCACTCTCAAAAGGGGATGAGGTAGAGATCATGGGTGATATCAAGTTCAAGGTAGCTGATTCCAGTTCTAATGTGCGCTACTATCCATTCGTTGAGATAAGCACAGCACCTGCTGATTCACTTGATGTAGATGTTGATCCTGAGGTTGTTAGTGAAGGCGATAAGATAACAGTTACTGTGACATCACGTGGTTCTCTTATCAATGGTGTGACAGTGAAGGCAGGAAGTATCGTACTAGGTACAACTGACAATGAAGGAGAGGTTGACTACACGTTCCATGCAGATGGGACCTATACTATAACTGCTGAAAAGGACGATTACGTTACTGGTGAAGCATCTCTTGAAGTCATTTCTCCGGATGACGAGTCGAGGAAGATGAGTATTGAAATTTCACCTGAAGTGATCTATGAAGGCAATCTGGTAACTTTCACAGTTGTCAAATCCATTGGAGGAGATGCCCTTGAAGATGTGGATGTGACCATTGATGGAAAATCCATTGGTGAAACTGACAGTGACGGCGTCGTGACCTATGTACTGAAAGATATCGGTATGCACAAGATAACTGCCGAGAAGGAAGGTTTCCTTGAAGCAGAAGACAACATTGAGGTCAAGGAGCTTGAAGCAAAGTTCGAGTTCAGTAACCTTGTGGTCACTCCACTTGAGGTCAAGTCCGGAAAGGACGTGAATGTCATATTGGATGCTGTCAACAACGGTAAAGCAGCAGGTTCTTACACGGTAGAGCTTGTCGTTAATGACAACACTACCGCTACACAGGAGATCTCGCTTGGTGTTGGTGAATCCACTCAGGTCGAATTCGAGTACACTGCCGGTGAACCGGGTACTTATCTTGTGAAAGTAGATAGTATGACCGCAACAGTTGAAGTGGTCAATGGTGCAGGCGCAGTTACCTACTTGCTTGGTGGTGTAGCAATTGCAGTTCTTGGTGGAGCAGTCTATCTGTTTACTGCAGGTGGCTGGACCGTATCGACAGCTGGTGCAAAAGCAGGTGAAGCAGCAGCAACACTTTCTGAGAAGTTATCCAGCTTGCTTTCAAGGGGCAAGTAA